In Quercus robur chromosome 11, dhQueRobu3.1, whole genome shotgun sequence, the sequence TCTCCTCCCCCAACACATCAACAAGCCCACAACTTTTATAAGTGTTACATTTTCTCACTTTTACTATTAGCTTCTCTttttaatatgtattttccAATGTTCTACTTTCCAGTGCTTTCCAAAAGTGCTTTCCAAAAGAACTCATCACTCAATGCAAATGTTCTCATTGTCTTACACTAACTCTCTTCAATCTCTTTACAAAAGTTTATTAGAGCATTGATGAGTGGGTCATACATACattttacacatatatatattttttgtgaatCAATATGATTATTTATCTTGACCGGCCTCTCTAAAGATAAATTTCTAGTTCCGCTTCTGACTATTCCGCATTTcctaagaaattttaaaaataaataaatacaaaaactagAAGAATGGGAAGCAGCTGGAACCTGGGAGCATTGGTGACCACTCATTTGAAATCTAATAGTACAAAATCAAAGTCCAAGCAAATGTAAAGTGGTTCACAGTAAATCAAAGCTCAAGAAAATATTAACTGGCTAACAGTATAACATTGAGCAAACCAGAGGGAAGACAATTTCGAAGAAAGTAAGAAACAACAGAAAGCAGAaagaacgagagagagagagagaagaagaaaatgattaaGAAGAAACAGCAGAAACAATGACATAgagagacaaagaagaagaagtgctTGATGTTTCAACAATGGCCATAAGGTGTGTAACTCTAAGGCTAAGCCAAGCCAAGTACagttaattagtttttttttttttttttttctttttttcttgggcACTGATCTAAACCGTGAGAACTATCCACGGTTCTCAAATCCGAATGGTTTGACCTCAATTGATACGGTTCACTAATTTTTCTACATAGGCCGATTTATAGGATTAAAAAACCTTTTTAGCGAACGGTTCATAGTTATCCGAGTTAAGTTGTATGGCTTGGTTTGAGTTTCAAAACCTTGGTTATATTGGATTAAGCAAATTTCTAAATTTGCTGACCATAGCCAACCCAAGTACCCAACTCTTTAGCCAATGGCCTCATAGCCAAGTGGCACCCGGGTTCCTTTATAATCTATTGCTCGAGCAGTCTATCTCGGCACttaccaagtaaaaaaaaaaaaaaaaaaaggtaaaaaaaaaaaagacaaaaatacaaaattgaccCTTTCACttttagtcttttttatttcagtgttttaacttttaattttgtcatttcagttatctaactttcaatttttgtcaatgcaGAACTTTGTTAGAACTTAGTTAGGGGCTGCTATTAATTGAGTCAAAACAacgttgttttggttttttttttttttttaaataaatttcggaatttgaagaaaaaaatctgtaaaaaaaaaaaaaaaaaaaaaaaaaaaaaaaaaccgattcAGAACTCCATCACCGAATTGAGCTCATTCTCGCCAAGCTGGATAATGTACTTCTTTCTCACTTGGTGATTCTTTGCAATATCTGACAAATTATATACCATCTCAGAGCGCTTCAATTTCAGACGtgcataaaaagtaaaaactctgaaattaaaaaaaaaaaattcaaacaaaaatcaatttattagCACATAGTGTGTTACTGTAATGAAAATAGCCTTGCACAGCTAAGACGAGGATTTTCTCATACTAATAAGAGTTAGTTACTGAATCAATACAGTAATCTAGCAAGTACAACAAGGAATAAGCACAAACTAAAGTCATAGAACATCTAGCATATGAGAACCCATCTTCCTAATCACACAAACCCCATTAATCTCTCACAAACATCGAAATCAATCTAGCCATCGCTGACCCAAATTTGGGTGTAAATACTAATaccatataattaaaaaaatacatttgctGAGATCGTTAGATTTGGCTAAAAAATAGCGTTGTAGCTCTCGAATAACGGTTGAGGAAGACATTTGTGTgtgctgcttcttcttcttctggttTCTGACTCTCGCTGCTACTGAGTTCtctggtttgggttttttttttttttttaagagatttttctttttctttttttctttaaattccgaaatttattataataataataataaaaaaaagccaaaatgaCGTCATTTTGGCTCAATTAACGGCAGCCCTTAACTGAGTTCTAACGGAGTCctacattgacaaaaattgaaaattaaatgactaaaatgacaaaaatgaaaattagagaactaaaatgaaaaagattgaAAGTTAAAGGGACAATTCTGtatttttacctaaaaaaaaaatttggcaatcCACCACTCctaaaaaccaaacccaccaGGTTGGGTTCAATTTGGTAACCGATGGTGAATCGGTGGATTaactgaaagaaaaaataataataataaaaaataaaaaaaacttacattcAGTACATCCCTAGCTATAGTTGTTTTTTACACAATCAGAGCTGTCTAATTAGAGATTTTGTTTAAGAGttggaaaaaaaagtagagtGAAAATACAGGTTTCAGTGTTTAAAAATCGGTTGATTAAGGGGTTGTTTGGTTTACATGTTTTCATCATCCAAtactcagttttcatcactTAATTTCTGAATTTTGTGGACCCCACAACAAGTTGCTTTGTTTGGATGAGTTTCCAAACTCAATTTCCgtaactcaattctcaaaaaaatgagaatgagTCACGGAAATTGAAAATAACTTTcagttgttttcaatttctgaaAAACGAGTAATGTGGCAATATTATAAATACATGCATCTTTGTGGGACTCGCATCAGGGACATGTCTACATCAAGTCCTCAACACCAAtgactttctctttctctctttccctttctctttcttctttcccctTTCCCTTTTCTCCTTCTCCCAGCAACAAACCAACAtttcttcataaattttttactcCTTTCTCTCTTGTCCTATCTATACTTTTCCCATTTGCATCTAAAGAACAATAATACCCAGGCGAAAATCTCCATgtaaaagaaaacccaaaaacccagcAACTGTGAAGAATGAAACCCAGCAACCAAAGACTACCCAAATCTCTCCATTTGAAAGAAAACCTAGAAACCCAGTAGCAGTTGTGAAGACCAAAACCCATCAGCTAACGGAagctctccctctctctcttgtgAAGACCCATCAGACTGAAACCCATCAGCTGTGAAGACCGAAGCTCTCCCTCCACCGGATTTGCATAGTTCTCTCTATCTCCTTGGcaagatcaaaaaaaattttctctctctatcttgtGGATGCGAAGTTTGGATTTGAGATGTGGTtatagggttttgatttttgagacATAGGTGTGTGTGGGGTTCAAATTTGTGGTGTGGCTGTGGTGGGTTTAGATCTTAGATGTGGGTGGTTGTTATGGGTTCAGATTTGTGGTGTGGGTTCGGATTTGATTTGGGCATCTTTAGTGTTGAAGATGGATAAAAGCTATCAAGTTTAGTGCCAAAGATGAAATGGAGTACCTAAGCAGCGACACTCCTCGAGCCATGGACTTTGTTTTTAGCTGTTTTCAGGCTTGTATTTGATACTGGTATTAGAGGTCTACATCTTCCCCTGGGCgaaaatggccaaatggccttaaaaaccaaactatctagttagtaggcAAGACTTAGAAACATATTTCAtttatagcatctcgagtcttaaagactcgattttgggcttcaaaatcgagtctttaaggctCGGTTTGTATGCTTGACCACGTCTGATGTGGCAGAATTGCCATCTGGCATtaacatggaaatcgagtctcttagactcgatttccacgtgtaTTCCAAccggaaatcgagtcttagagactcgatttcaatcccaaaatttttaaaaaaatttctaaacctCTACATGCCAAAATACCCAAACGCAGATCAGATcaaaaggagagaaagagaaacacacaGCTACTCAAATCAGAtcagatcagatcagagggagagaaacagagaaccTCACTGCCAAACCTCACCAGCGCGGCCAGGGGCTCGCGCGAGACTCAGGCTGTGCGCGACCCAGGCTCGCGCGAGCCCCAGGTCGCGCGCGGCCTGActcgcgcgagccccaggccgcgcgcgagcctgcctggggctcgcgcgagACTCAGGCCGTGCGCGACCCAGGctcgcgcgagccccaggccgcgcgcgacccaggctcgcgcgagccccaggccgcgcgcgacccaggccgcgcgagccccaggccgcGCGACCCCCTGGCCGCGCTCGACGCTGGCCGGCGAGAGCCCCTGGCCGCCTGGGTCGCTGGTCGCCTGGATCTCGatcttctcttcctctctgtttctggttttcttttcttttttcttttttttttttctctgggtttTTCCTCCTCTGGTGTTTGGTGTGAGTGTTATATATAGgggttagaaatcgagtctaagagactcgatttccatgtcaATGCCAGATGGCAACACTGCCACATCAGACGTGGTCAAGCATACAAACCGagccttaaagactcgattttgaagcccaaaatcgagtctttaagactcgagatgctataaaTGAAATATGTTTCTAAGTCTTgcctactaactagatagtttggtttttaaggccatttggccattttcGCCCTTCCCCTGTTTCGAATGTGCTTAAACAGGGCTTATACATTTTTCCAATCCATAATGAGGGTCTATATTTGATACATTTTTCTTGGTAATATTTCTATCCTTTACCTCAAAAAGAGGGTTTGtatttgtgatttttgatttgggtatttatgggttttgatttgaacATCTGTGGGTTCCTATAAGTTTATGTTTGTATTCATTTGTGTTTGTATGTTTATGATGGTTTAGCCGTAGGTTTGGGATAGGATTGTTCTTGTTGATGTGTGTGTACAtgagaaatgaaagagaaagaggacAGCTTTAGTGAGAGTGACAGGGCAATGGAGACTGAAggggaagaaaatgaaatgaagaaaCTGAGGGTGAGGCGGGTAGGCTAACAGAACTCATGACAGGGTGCTCAGGCATGGGTCtcacaaaaagtagaaaaaattgAGTGGTGAGAAACTAAAAATATGTGCCAAAAAGGTGGAGTAAGAAATTGGAGTATTTTGAGTGATGAATGATGAGGGATGAGTGATGGATGATGAAAATTGAgtaaccattttttaaaacaaacaagCCCTAAAcatttttatcaaacaccttctcacaaaaaacaaaataaaaccatcaAGCAAAAAGctaacacatttatttcataTCACTAAATATCAAAGACATTCATAGCGCACCACCAAAGTCCAGTTTACAACTAAAAgtcttcataaaatgaaaaaccaacaaggccccatcaaaaaagaaaaaaaaaaaaaaccaacaaggCAAcaacataaaatgaaaaaccaacaaggccccatcaaaaaagaaaaaaaaaaaaaccaacaaggCAACAACATTACCTTAGTTCTGATTTATGAAATCAACCATGGCTTTGATCAGTGGCCCCACCTTGTCGCTACTTGGGTTCAACAGAAAAAACCCATGTCCCTCTCCTTCACTCTCAAAATATCCCACACTACCATTCCAACCACTCTTTCTCAATGTTTCACAATAACCCAAACCTCTATCTTTTAGCCAATCTTTCTCCGCCACACAAACCAGCACTTTCTTACCTGCCATCTTTGACAAATTCGGATCCGCTTCCGGGTACAGTATCGGATCTTTGAACCCGACACTAGTCGGGTACatataattaatcattttatcAGGCTCTTTGCCCCCAAAATATGGGTGCAATATGATTGACCCAATAACATTAGGACCAGCCAATCCTGTAGCGCCAGCTTGGACTGCAACGTAATGGGCTATGTTAGCCCCTGCACTCTCACCCGCCACAAAAACCCGCCCGAAATCCGCATACTGGTTCAACCAAGGTTCGGGTCCTTGCCCATTTGAGTGGGCTGAAATCCACTGCATCGCAGCCCAAGAATCTTCATGTGCAACTGGTAGAGCCTGCTCTGGGGCTAGCCTATAGTCAACGGAAATAACAACCACTTTGGCTTCTGAGACTAAGGAAACAAGAAAGTTGTGAAAGGTTTTCATGAAAGGTGATCCAAGGCAGAAGCCCCCACCGTGGTAGTGAACAACTAGAGGGAACTTTTGATCTGGGCCGTTGATTTTGGGGATGAAGAGTCTAGCTGAGACACCTGATTCGGGCAAAACGACGACGTCTTTGGTTTGGACCCCagttttggagtctaggcctgCGGGTGCAAGGTGGTTACCTCCGCTATCTGGGACCATGTACCTTTCAATGCGACCATCTTTGTAGACTTTGAAGTATGGTGGGAATTCGTGGGTTGTTTCATTGTTACTTGAATCCAttgttagggaaaaaaaaattgcggTGGGTGAGTttttgagagaaagaaagagaatgatAGATGAGTTTGAATTGCAGTTATTGGGTCACACTTAATTCATTGATATATTTTATCACAAAATTTTTAAGACCACTAATTATCAcaaatttcttattataattctGACATCATGAAAAGGGTGCAGATTTAGAATCACCAAACAACCATGAGAATACTAAGGAGAAGATTATCATGAAGAGGgtaataatgtaatattattaaaaatgtcaATTATAAATTGCAGTAAATGATTAATGAGATAGGTGCACCGTGCACGTTTACatgcatattttattattattttaggatGATCTGCCCCACTCACGCCAACTAAAATTCAATGGTgactttttgtttcttaaaaaaataataataataaaatgcaatGGTGACCTAAACAAAAATCTGTTTTTATAAGAAAGCACAACTACCAGTGTCCACGAGCTTTGAGTTGACTTGGTAGGTTACTACGTGCTAGGTTGATTCTCCTCCCGAAATAAAACATTTAatgtaattaaattataaaactctttttttcaaaaaaaaatatatataaaactcttattcttttaaattaatttctttACCAAGGTTACTACTTACTAGGTTGATTCTCCTCCTAATAGAACATTCAAtgttattaaattataaaactcttattcttttaaattaatttCTCTGCTTCGTATGTGGGTTGTTATAAGAATGATAAGTAAATATGGTTCATTATTTGTATgtcaagaaaaaaatgtttaattacAATCTTACATGCCATGGTAGGAAAATGATGGTTATTTATTTAGTCATTAATGATAAttgataaaaactaaaattaaagttGCGGATTTTGTTCTAGTGACCATTTCGATTTAGCCATAGGACAATATTGGTTTATTCCATTATACTGTTTtgagattatttttaaaattattttatacataGATATGCATATACATTGCAAAATATATGTTCCTAAATCTTTGTAACCTATTGTTATaccatattaaattattaaatcaaaatcaataaatatacATTCTATCGAGCTTAATAACGTAAGCTTGTAACCAAGTTAGGGCGTTAAAGTTGTTAAATGTATGCTGAGATTGCCTAGGTGAGATGTGGTTAATATATTGATTTGTCCAATATATGGAGTCAATATTCTGCATGCCTTTTGCCATTGGGTTAAAGGGCACCCCCACCCACAATGAATGGGTAGCccacatctcaaaaaaaaaaaaaaaaaatatatatatatatatatatacacacattctTAATAACATCATTATATAACATAACATGTCATATATGAGATTAAAGGATGAGCAAACAAGACATAGTTACTAAATTATTACCAAGTACTACCTAAAAAGTTACCATGGAAGTATGATTAGCTAACATGACATTAACTTAAATCATCAGACAACTCCCATAATCTGCTAAtattttaatccaaaaaaaatatacaattattctttattttttatcaatccTAAGATCTATCTATTTCTTTGATCCAACGTTCCTACGTCAAAGTAATTGAACTACCAGTGAAATACCAgtgaaactaattttttttttttttttttgaaagtgtaCTTGAATTTCATTAAACCAGATATAGAATTACAAACATAAAAGGATTTGCAGAAGCATAACCAAAATGACTAAGCACTACAATACATCAGATTGGATTAACAAAGAAACAAATGGAGGAGTAACACCCTTCCATAGGTGGGAGTTTTATGTCCTGCAAGCATGCTAAGCTAACTCATGAGCAACTTGATTGTAGTCTTTGCATATGTACTAGAAAGTACAAGACTCAAAGGAgcttcaaaatttgaagaatttccTGGATGAGATGACCTAAGCTACTACCCATGGATTTGTCATTAATAGCTTGGATTGCTGCAAGCGCATCAGACTTCATAATGACCCAAGGTAGATGCAATTCTTGGGCTAGCAGAACACCTTGTAACAGGGTCATAATCTCCACAAATTCTACAGAATAGCATGCTTTTAGAGTATTCTCATtaggtgtgtcaaatgccaaatatttggcatttgacacaccaaacaccCAAAAACCACTCTCATCTGGTGTTCTAAATGCCAAAATATTTGGCATGAGTGAACAGTGCCGTCTCAAATATAGAAGTGTACGGACAacaattctataaattttttttttatgatcttttctctctcctctctcatcactttattccttttttaattcttacttttctctctcccatCTGCTTGAGTCTTTCTTCCTCACTCATTCTCACTCTTAGCTTctcctttcttcctttctctAGAGCACACCACCGTCCTCATCAAGCTGCAGCCGATCTCACCAAGTAGCAGATCTCACCAAGCCGCCACCTAGCCATGACCCATGAACCTGACCACCAACACAACCACACCGACCCATCCCAACCGTCACAAGCCGACCCACCACATCCACAGCAACCCATGGCTGGAGCTTCAAGCCAGGCCAATCTCTATGGCagtggtttcttttttctttttcttttttttggttttgttgtgaTTTGATGGTGGATTCGACACCaagtggttgtgggttgattttcatgggttttgatGGGCTAATGTTGGTGGGTGGCAGcggttgtgggttgattttggattttgcttATGGTGGGCGGTGGTAGATCCCTCTTCCCTCTCCCCTCTCCCCTCTCCCCTTTGTTCGCCCTTCACTCTGCCTCTCTctggttgtgggtttttttttttttttttttttttttttttttttttttttttttttttttttgcttcaatttGAGCTGATCTGATATTGGTAATTGTagtggttgtgggttgattgtggtggttattttttgggttgttgtggattttttttaataaggtggtgttggtggatgtgggtttgtgccggtGGCGACTGTCAGTGTTGTTGCGGTAGTGGTTGTTGGTGGCTGTTATTGCGGCAGTGGTGGTTGTgccgttgttgttgttaatgatgatgatggagactGGGGAGgagtttaatatattattttaatgtgttgtaaatattattttaatgtatagaagtGAAGAATAAAACctctgataaatgagatgttgtaaaataatgtggtaaaataataaagtaggcttttggtgtgtcaaaattgcattttttatagaagagctaatgagaatgctcttagaaGTTTACAGTTGGCGTCAATTGTCTGGCCAGTGCAGTCTCTAACAATTATTCCAATACTAAAGTTCCCACCATGGTCCGAGGTTGCCCCATCAACGTTTACCTTGAAGATTCTTGGAGGTGGGGGGTTCCATTTAACAGGAAGAGGTCTTGGTTGGGAGAAGTCTCAATCAACAGTATTGCTAAAATCCTCCACCACACTTTTAGCCATTTGCCAAACTTGTTAGTGGGAGAGACAGCTTTCCTCATGGACCACCTTATTCCTGTTGTACCAAATGGCCCAAGAAATTCCAAAGAAAAATTCCAGGTCTTGTTGAGAGTGATGGGAGAGGATGAACATGGCTGAGTCTAGGAAAGACCACCAGATCTCTTGAGTGCCAAAGGGGTTTTCAGGCAATTGATTCCAGATGAGGGTGGAGAATTCGCAGCTGAGGAGGTTATGAAATACCAGTGAAACTCAATTAGGCAACAACCATTTCTGTAATTAAGACTAAGTGTAAAACAGTACTTAAccaaaataaaacacacacacacatataagacAGCAGGTGGATCTAATTCTCCTTAATGAATTCGTCTCTACAATCTCTACAATCCCATCCCACCCACTTTTCTTCAAAACCTCATAGTAACTCTAACCCCTATCTTTTTAATCCATCATTTTcagaaaactgttgtttaagtTTTCAGTACACCCTAGTATTGACAATTCTAAATCGCCAACTTGGTATATCCTATGATCATTAGGCCTAGTACTCATTGGAAAAATAGGCTCCTTGTCCCCAAACTAGGAAAATGCTGAGACCATCGAAAATGGCACAACcttgtgccacaactcgccacgtggCGAGTTGTAATTGGTGAAGGTGTGTCCCCACATAGTCCACAGACACTCtttcaccaatcacaacttgccacatgGCGAGTTATGACACAAAGTTTTGCCATTTTTGGTGGTCCAAGCACAACTCCCCAAAATTGTACTCAAccaaaataaaacacacacacacacacacacacacacacacatacaagaCAGCAGGTGGATCTAATTCTCCTTAATGAATTTGTCTCTGCAATCTCTACAATCCCATCCCACCCACTTTTCTTCAAAACCTCATAGTAACTCTAACCCCTATCTTTTCAATCCATCATTTTcagaaaactattgtttaagttttcaaTGCACCTTAGTATTGACAATTTTGAATCGCCAGCTGAGTATATCCTATGATCATTAGGCCAGGTACTCATTGGAAAAATAGGCTCATTGTCcccaaaataggaaaatgctGAGACCACCGAAAATGGCACAACcttgtgccacaactcgccATATGGCTAGTTGTAATTGGTGAAGGTGTGTCCCCACATGGCCCACAAACactccaccaatcacaactcgccacatggcgAGTTATGGCACAAAGTTGTGCCATTTTTGGTGGTCCTAGCACAACTCTCCAAAATAAGGATGGACAAAAATAatcccaacaacaacaatccccaaaataataaatagtatAAACTGttgatttattataaaacaCTATTcttaaggggtttttttttttttggaagccaTAGGATACTATAATTCACatagaaaattatttacatATCAAAAGACATGAACTGTGATAAAGCCTTTTCCTTTTACAATCAAACAAAAGTTATGTTTGCTATCTTAATATATGTCTGTGGGGTACAGGAATTTAAATAAGGTAATTGCGCCACGTGTTATACCCATTGCCAAGAGGGCCATTATCGTGCCGAGGAGGACACACCCTCGGACAATAAGGCCATGTCAATGACACGTTACCAGAGGAGATCACACTATAGAAAAAGAGTTCGGAGAAGGGGTTAACCTTGACATGACTGAGAGGATGGTAGATGCCACCACATATAATGCATCCCACCAAACCTTCTGGCTGTATTTATGTGGAGAGATCCCTGAATAGTGCTGCCTTGACTGttgcaactcacaaggggttTGGGAAGATGTCTAatgggacaaacactcaagtagtggcctgAACGATCAACAAATGGAAGGCCAAGATCATCTAAAGgaagctatataatgtaagagaccctctaGGGGAAGGGAGGGTAAAATCAATAaagaaaacactgtaacaataAGAACTAAAAATTGCATCccaatttaaaagaaatatacattAGGACCGCTCTCCTCAAATTTTGCCGAGGAAGGGTTTCTTTGCATAGAGCttgtttttcttcactttcatACTATCTTTGATTCACTGTGTGCGCTGTTGGTTCCATTGAAGCCTAGCTTTTAAGTccattttctacaaattcattgtgttgggctttttgAGCCCTAATCCATTTATCTTTTGGGCTTAGGAGTCAAAACCTGCCCTTACAATGTCCAATAAtcttctaacaaaaatattaattattgttgttgaaaTCAATTATTAATGCTTAGtaaaaaacaatgcaaaaatatatatatatatataaaaatccgAAAAACAAAGGACAAATCACAAATAGATAGACAAAAAGAGGAgagttttatataaaattggttaataaGATTAATTATTTGAATCTAAATTCTCTTTGTCTCTTTGATTTAAAGATGCTAAGCTAAAAGACAACACGATAATTGtgttctttatcattaaactAAGACATCAATCGGTTTTTTGTGTGGATGGGGATTGATCCAcatatctcttatttaactatcagaaactttactagttgagctaactggaacccataaacactatattaattattctaactattaaaacaaactcaactttactttattaatcaaaacaataaaattgaaCAACTAACTAGTCATACCAACTTTACTCATTCAACATTATCAAATAAAACTTTACCCATtcaacaaaaaatccaaaaatactA encodes:
- the LOC126705671 gene encoding probable carboxylesterase 4, mitochondrial isoform X3, with translation MDSSNNETTHEFPPYFKVYKDGRIERYMVPDSGGNHLAPAGLDSKTGVQTKDVVVLPESGVSARLFIPKINGPDQKFPLVVHYHGGGFCLGSPFMKTFHNFLVSLVSEAKVVVISVDYRLAPEQALPVAHEDSWAAMQWISAHSNGQGPEPWLNQYADFGRVFVAGESAGANIAHYVAVQAGATGLAGPNVIGSIILHPYFGGKEPDKMINYMYPTSVGFKDPILYPEADPNLSKMAGKKVLVCVAEKDWLKDRGLGYCETLRKSGWNGSVGYFESEGEGHGFFLLNPSSDKVGPLIKAMVDFINQN
- the LOC126705671 gene encoding probable carboxylesterase 4, mitochondrial isoform X4, with product MDSSNNETTHEFPPYFKVYKDGRIERYMVPDSGGNHLAPAGLDSKTGVQTKDVVVLPESGVSARLFIPKINGPDQKFPLVVHYHGGGFCLGSPFMKTFHNFLVSLVSEAKVVVISVDYRLAPEQALPVAHEDSWAAMQWISAHSNGQGPEPWLNQYADFGRVFVAGESAGANIAHYVAVQAGATGLAGPNVIGSIILHPYFGGKEPDKMINYMYPTSVGFKDPILYPEADPNLSKMAGKKVLVCVAEKDWLKDRGLGYCETLRKSGWNGSVGYFESEGEGHGFFLLNPSSDKVGPLIKAMADFINQN